DNA from Hyalangium minutum:
GCCGAGCCGTGCTTGAGGTGGCTCACCGAGGCGCGGACGTTGGCGCGCACCGCCTCGTGGATCAGCCGCGGCCGGTCCTTGGCCAGCTCCGTGTGCACCAGCGCCTCGATGGCGGGCCGCACCCGGCTCACGATGGAGAGCAGGTTGGGCGAGCGCGGCACGTCCGGCTTCTCGATGACTTCGAGCGTCGTATCGATGGCGCCACAGAACGTGTGGCCCATCACCACCACGAGCCGGGTGCCGAAGGCCTCGGCGGCGAACTCGACGCTGCCCACCTGCGAGGGCGCGACGATGTTGCCCGCCACGCGGATGACGAACAGGTCTCCAAGCCCCTGATCAAAGACGATCTCCGCGGGCACCCGCGAGTCCGAGCACCCGAGCACGATGGCGAAGGGCTTCTGGCCTTGCACCAGCTCGTCCCGCCGGAGCTGGCTCATCATGGCCTCGGTGCTGCGGAGGTGGTTGACGAACCTCCGGTTGCCGTCCTTCAGCCGCTGCAGCGCCTCCTGGGGATCCACCATGCCGACTCCTCTACCCCAGGGCCCCGCCCTGCCGCGAGGAGAACCGCGCCCCCGTTTGTGTCGCCCCCGGGACGGGACACGGGCCTCGCTGTCCCCACGGGCTCGGGGTAGCCTGCGCCCCCTTCATCCCTCAGCCGCCGGCCGTGGCAGCGCGGACCGGCGCAGGAGCCCGCCGCATGTCGTCCCCGAACCACTACAAGCCCAACCTGCGCGACCTGTACTTCAACCTCTTTGAGTTCCTCGACATCGGCCGCACCTCGCTGGGCAAGGGTCCCTTCGGCGACATCGACGAGACGGCGGCGCGGCAGACGCTGGAGACATTCGCGCAGGTGTGCGTGAACGAGGTCGCCCCCAGCTTCGCCGAGTCCGAGCACGCGCCGCCCGTGCTGGAGAACGGCGAGGTGAAGCTGCCGCCGCTGCTCAAGAAGGCCATCTCCGCCTACTACGACGCGGGGATGAACCAGCTGGAGCTGCCTCCTCACATGGGAGGCCTGGGCGCGCCGCCGTCGCTGGCCTGGGGCGCCTTCGAGCTGCTGGTGGGCGCCAGCGCGCCGGTGGCCTTCTACACGCTGGGCACGCTCGTCTCGCGCGTCATCGACCGGCTGGGCACCGAGGCCCAGAAGAAGCGCTTCCTGCCCGCCATCACCGAGCAGCGGTGGATTGGCACCATGGTGCTCACCGAGCCGGACGCCGGCAGCGACGTGGGCGCCGCGCGCGCCAAGGCGCGGCACGTGGGCGGGGACGTGTGGGAGATTGAAGGCGTCAAGCGCTTCATCACCAGCGCGGAGCATGACGCCTCCGAGAATATCATCCACATGGTGTTGGCGCGGCCCGAGGGCGCGGGGCCGGGCACCAAGGGCCTGTCGCTGTTCATCGTCCCGAAGTTCTGGGTGGAGGAGGACGGCAAGCTGGGCGAGCGCAACGGGGTGGTGTGCACCAAGCTCGAGAAGAAGATGGGCCTCAAGGGCTCCGTCACCTGCGAGCTGACGTTCGGGGACGGCAAGCCGGCGCGCGGCCTGCTGCTCGGCGAGGTGCACGAGGGCATCCGGCAGATGTTCCACATCATCGAGCAGGCGCGCATGGCGGTGGGCATGAAGTCCATGGCCACGCTGTCCACCGCGTACCTGAACGCGCTGGAGTTCACCCAGGACCGCAAGCAGGGCTCGGACCTGCTCGCCGCGCGCGACAAGACGGCCCCGCGCGTGGCCATCATCCGCCACCCG
Protein-coding regions in this window:
- a CDS encoding carbonic anhydrase yields the protein MVDPQEALQRLKDGNRRFVNHLRSTEAMMSQLRRDELVQGQKPFAIVLGCSDSRVPAEIVFDQGLGDLFVIRVAGNIVAPSQVGSVEFAAEAFGTRLVVVMGHTFCGAIDTTLEVIEKPDVPRSPNLLSIVSRVRPAIEALVHTELAKDRPRLIHEAVRANVRASVSHLKHGSALLERLVLEQGLRVVGAEYSLESGEVDFFDV
- a CDS encoding acyl-CoA dehydrogenase, with protein sequence MSSPNHYKPNLRDLYFNLFEFLDIGRTSLGKGPFGDIDETAARQTLETFAQVCVNEVAPSFAESEHAPPVLENGEVKLPPLLKKAISAYYDAGMNQLELPPHMGGLGAPPSLAWGAFELLVGASAPVAFYTLGTLVSRVIDRLGTEAQKKRFLPAITEQRWIGTMVLTEPDAGSDVGAARAKARHVGGDVWEIEGVKRFITSAEHDASENIIHMVLARPEGAGPGTKGLSLFIVPKFWVEEDGKLGERNGVVCTKLEKKMGLKGSVTCELTFGDGKPARGLLLGEVHEGIRQMFHIIEQARMAVGMKSMATLSTAYLNALEFTQDRKQGSDLLAARDKTAPRVAIIRHPDVRRMLMAQKAHAEGMRALALFTASIQDQVEIKGGHRALEAAELDALNDLLLPLVKGYCSEKAYELLAVSLQCFGGSGYLADYPVEQYIRDQKIDTLYEGTTHIQALDLIMRKLARDGGATFQGLLGQIRQTAESDLGGKELETERKALGEALGALETMLGALMGKLGESLYHVGLQGNRVLASVAEVVIGWLLVRHAAVALERTKVNPGDKAFYAGKLASARWFCKEVLPNIAHHARMVEQGSLDLMEVPDEAF